AGGTCGGGGCCTGCAGGGTGGCGATGGTGCGCATCAGGGTCGACTTGCCCGCGCCATTGGGGCCCAGCAGCCCATACATCCCGCGCGGGATCGTCAGACTGACCTCGTCCAGGGCCCGGGTCCCGTTGCCGTAGACGTGGGTCAGATTCTCGATGATCAGCATGGTCTTCCTACTGCCCCCGATCGAAGCCGGATCGCCGCCGGCCAGAACGGCGCGGCGGAGCCGAACTCCAAAGTTTCCAATTCAGCGCCCGTCGCACCGGATGTCGCCACCCGCGTTACGGGCACCTTAGCCCTAGTCCCCGACGGCGAGATGACTCGACGACGAGCGCGGCGGCAAGTGAAAGAACGTTTAGAGCGCCCGTTCAACTGTCTCATTGCCGAACAGCGACCACTTTGAGTCCGGATTTCACGGTTTCGCGACCGGGGTTTTGACACACGGCGTTTGGGTCTACAGGAAGCGCCATGACGCTCTACGCTTTTCCCCCGCACGCCATCCCGACGGTCCCGGTGGAGGGATCGGACGCCGTGTTTCCGGTCCGCCGGATCCTGTGTGTCGGCCGCAACTACGCCGCTCACCGCCGCGAAATGGGGGGCGACGATCGTGATCCGCCGTTCTTCTTCGCCAAGCCCGCCGACGCGATCGCGCCGCTGGCCGCAGAAATCGCCTATCCGCCGGCGACCAGCGACCTGCATCACGAGATCGAGCTTGTCGTCGCCCTGAAGGCCGGCGGCGCCGGCCTGTCGGTCGAACAGGCCCTGGCCTGCGTGTTCGGCTACGCGGTCGGCGTCGACCTGACGCGCCGTGACCTGCAAGGCGCGGCCAAGGCCAAAGGCCAGCCCTGGGAAGCGGGCAAGGCCTTCGACCAGAGCGCCCCGATCAGCGCTCTGCGCGTGATGGAAGCCCCTGCGGCCGAGGCGGCGGTGACTCTGTCGGTCAATGGCCAGGAGCGCCAACGCGGTCAGGTCGGCGACATGATCTGGAACGTCGGCGAAGTGATCGCCAAGGCCAGCGAGCTTTGGACCCTTTCTGCAGGCGACCTGATCTTCACCGGCACCCCCGAAGGCGTCGCCGCCATCGCGCGCGGCGACAAGGTCATGGGCGAGGTCGAAGGCGTCGGCCGCCTGGAATTCACCCTCGTCTAGCGCCAACGCGCCCTCCGACATCCCGCGAGAGACTGCGATGAAGCTTGTCCTGCACAGCGCCAAGCGCGCCAGCGCGCCCTATCGGGTCCGCATCGGCCTGAACCTGAAGGGTCTGGACTTCGAACTCCGCCCCGTGGACCTGGTGGCCAACGCTCATCACGGCGAGGCCTACCGGGCGTTGAACGCCCAGGCCCTGGTCCCGACCCTGGAGGTCGACGGACGCCCCCTGACCCAGAGCCTGGCGATCCTGGAATGGCTAGAGGAGACCTTTCCGGAGCATCCGCTGTTGCCCCCCGACGCCTTCGATCGGGCCAGCGTCCGGGCCATGGCCGAGATCATCGCCTGCGACATCCATCCGCTGAACAACCTGCGCATCCTGCGCCAGTTGACCGCGATGGAGATCGACGAGCCAGCCCGCAACGCCTGGGTGGCCCGGTGGATCCGAGACGGCTTTTCCGCGTTGGAGCCGATGGTGGCTCAGCACGGGCGGGGTTACGCCTTCGGGGATGCGCCTGGGCTGGTCGACTGCCTCTTGGTCCCGCAAGTGTTCAACGCTAACCGCTTCAATGTCGACTTGACCCCGTTCCCCGCCATCGAAGCCGCCGTCGCGCACGCCCGAGCCCACCCGGCCATCGCCGCCGCTCACCCTGACCATCACCCGGAGCGCTAGATGCTTGAGGACCTGAAAGCCAAAAACGCCGCCTGGTCGAAAAGCAAGACCGCGGTCGATCCGGACTTCTTCAAACGCCTGGCCAACCAGCAGAGCCCCGAATACCTGTGGATCGGCTGCAGCGACAGCCGCGTGCCGGCCAACGAGATCGTCGGCCTGGATCCCGGTGAACTGTTCGTCCACCGCAACGTCGCCAACCTGGCTCCGCCGCAGGACGCCAACTATCTGAGCGTGCTGCAGTTCGCGGTCGACGTGCTGAAGGTCAAGCACATCATGGTCGTGGGCCACTATGGCTGCGGCGGCGTCGCGGCGGCGATCGACGGCAAGCGTCGCGGCCTCGTCGACCACTGGCTGCACCCGATCCGAGAGGTCCACGCCGAGCATCGCCACGAGTTGGAGGCGATCCCCGAGGAGCGCGCCATGCTCGACCGTCTGACCGAGCTGAACGTCACCCGCCAGGTGCGCAATGTGGCCTCGGACGTCTTCGTCCAGGACGCCTGGGCGCGGGGCCAGTCGCTGGCCGTGCACGGCTGGGTCTATTCGCTGGCTGACGGCCTGGTGAACGACCTCAATGTCGGCATTGCTGGGTTGGAAGACTATCAGCGCGCGGTCGGGCAGGCGGGCTGAAGCCTATCCGCCGCGAATCCGCACGCGGGCCGTGGCCTTGCGCCCTTCGGTGTCCACCACGGTCAGCCTGTAGAACCCTGGCGCGGCCGGCTTCCAGATCGCTCGGCCGCTGACCGGATCAGGGTCGAGCGGCGCGCCCTCCACATACCAGGTGAGGCCCTCGCCCTCGGCGGCAAGGACCAGGCCCCGCGCTTTGCCCCCCAAAGCGTCGACCTGCACCGAAGCACCGTCGGGCGGGAAGATCAGGCGTGGGCCGTCATCGGCGGCGCGGAGTTTTTGCAGCGCCGGCGGCGCGGCCTTGGGCGCGATCGGGCGCGGCGCGGAGCCTTGCGCGCCGATCGCATCCGCCACGTCGAACAACAGCGGCAAGGCTGCGTCGCGACCCGTCAGCCCGCCGCGCGCGCCGCCGTCGGCGCGGCCCGTCCAGACCAGGATCGCATAGCCGCCGACCACTCCGGCCGCCACTGCGTCGCGGAAGCCGTAAGAGGTGCCGGTCTTGAAGGCCATCGACGGCCCGCCCCGCGTCAGGGCCGAAGGCGCGCGCCCCTTCGGCGCGGGCGCCTCACGCAGGATGTCCAGCACCTGCCGCGCCGCCTCGGGGCGGACGAGGCGTGTCCCGGCGGCCTTTTCGCGCGCCTTGGCGTCCGCCTCCGTCCAGGTCAGGGGCTTGGCGATCCCGTTGTCGCCCAGCGCCGCGTACAGCATGACGAGATCGCGCCAGGTAATCCCCTCGCCGCCCAGCGCCAGGGCCAGGCCTGCTTCCTTCAACTGCGCCTTGGGCCGCGCCAGATGCGCGCCTGCCGCCTCGATCCGGCCGGCGAAGGTCTCGGGACCCAGCTTTTCCAGCGTGGCGACGGCCGGAACGTTCAGGGAATGGGCCAGCGCCTCGCGCACGGTCACCTTATCATGGAACACCCGGTCGAAGTTCTCGGGCTGATAGTCGGCGAAGCGGGTGGCGCTGTCGGTCAGCTGGGTGTCGGCGGCCACCAGGCCATCATCCATGGCCATCGCGTAGATGAACGGCTTCAGCGCCGACCCCGGCGAGCGCAGGGCGCGAGTCATGTCGACCCAGCCGCCGGCCCGGTCTCGGCCTGCCGAGCCGACCGAGGCGCGCACCGCCCGATTGCGGATCTCGACCACCAGGATCGCGGCCGTGGCGTCCGGCCCCTGGGCGGCGGCGACGGCGGCGGCCATTGGCTCCAGGCGCGACTGAAGGTCCGCGTCCAGGGTCGAGACCACGCTGGCCTGGCCCTTGGGCGCGGCCCGCGCCAGTTCGCCGGCGGCATGCCAGGCCAGAGTCGGGAAGGCCGCGCGCCTGGGCAGGGGCTCGTTCTCGGCCTCATAGGCCGCCGCCTCGCTGATCGTTCCGCCCCGCACCATCTTGTCCAGCACCGCGCGCCGCGCAGCCTTGGCCACCTCGGGCCGGCGGTCCGGGCGGCGGGCCTCGGGCGACTGCGGCAGGGCGATCAGCAGAGCCTGCTCGCCATCGGTCAGGCTGGAGGGCTCATGGCCGAAATAGCTGAGGCTGGCCGCCCGCGCGCCCTCCAGATTGCCGCCATAGGGCGCGAGCGTCAGGTAGAGGGCCAGGATCTCGCGCTTGGAGAGGCGCGCTTCCAGTTGCACGGCCCGGACCATCTCGATCAGCTTGGAGCCCAGGGTGCGCGGGCGCGGCTCCAGCAGGCGGGCGGTCTGCATGGTCAGGGTCGAGGCGCCGGAGGTCACCCGACCATGAACCACCGCCGAGCCCACGGCGCGAACCAGCGATAGCGGATCCACCCCCAGGTGCCACCAGAACCGGGCGTCCTCGACCCTGATCAGGCGCTTCTGAAACGTCTTGTCGGTGCGTTCCAGGTCGGCGCGAATCCGCCAGCGACCGTCCTCGACGGGCAGGGCCCGCAGCCAGGCGCCGCGCCGGTCCAGAACCACCGGCGAGGACTGCTGCGCCCGGGTCATGTCGGGCGGGAAGACGGCGCCGAGGGTGAAGAGAGTCAGCTCGACGGCGAGAACGGCGATCAGGACCTTGGTCAGGCGGGGGACGCCGTCGCTCATCTTCCCCCTCCGGGGGAGGAGGATGCGCAGCATCCGGAGGGGGCGAGTCAGGGAAACCCCGCCGGAAACGTCCAGACCCCTCACCGACTGGCCCCCTCCGGGCCTGCAGCCCTCCTCCCCCAGAGGGGGAAGAAGGCCGATAAGCCGTCACGTATCATGGCCCCGGCGCGATGGTCGCGCGCGAGGCTGTGGACCGCGCCTCGATGGCCGGACGGTACATGTCCTTGGCCACCGCGCCCGGCAGGAAGAACGACCCCGGCGTCACCGCCCGCGCCACATAGGCCAGCGCGAAGGCCTTGTTCCCCTCCAGGTCCACGGCTGCGATGAAGCGGTCGTCACGGCTTTCCTGCACGTCGGCGGCGGTCAGCTCGCCCAGGAACTTGAACGGACCATTCTGGGCGTCGTCGGCGCCCAGGGTGGTCTCGATCTCGAACCCGGCCGGCAGGGCGTCGTCGACCACCAGAGCCATCGAGCGCGCCTGCATCGAGCGGCCGGAGACCAGCACGATGATCCGATCGCCCTGACGGATGCTCGCCGGGTCGATCGCCGCGCCGCTCATCGACAGCAGGCGCTTGCCCACCGACAAGCCGCTGGCGCTGGCCGGCGGCGCGGATACCGGCGTGCCGCGCACGCTGACCGTGCGCCACAGAACGCCCTTGCCGGTGTTGACGAAGCGGGCGTCAGCCAGCTTGCCCACCGCCCAGCGCGGGGCGCCGCCGGCCGGCGGCAACGGATTGGCGCCGGTGGCCTGGATCGAGATCGGACCTGAGGCCTTGATCAGGGCGTTGGCCGCGTGCAGCAGCGCCGCCTGCTCCTGAGTGTTCAGGGCGTCGGGATCCTTGACCGAGTTCTCCAGGCGTCCCTGCATCTGGCGAGCCACGTCCATCATGCCGGACTCGGCCGCCAGGGCCGTCAACACGGCGGTGTCGCGCAGGGCCGACTGGTACCAGTCCATCTCGTCGCGATAACCCAGCGATCCGACCGCCTGGCGCATGGCCGAGCGGGCGCGGGCGTTGTCGCCCATGCGGGCCAGGCCCGCAGCGACATAGGCCTTGGCGATCGGCTGGTCCTCATCCTTCATCTGCACGTCGTGCCACCAGCGCAGGCGAGCCAGATCACCCTTGCCGGCCTTGGCCATCACATAAAGGGCGTACGCGCTGGCGCGGCGGCGCATCCGCTCGGTGGCCTTCTTGGAGGCGTCCTCGTTGCTGGCCCACCACCCCGGATACTCCATGCGATAGGCGACCGAGGCCCAGCCTTCGGGTCGGCTGACCTGGCGCATGGCGCCCACGGCCTTGTCGATGGCCGCATCCGGCACGGCCACGCCCTGCGCCTTCGCCTCCAGAAGGAAGTCGACGACATAGGCGCCCAGCCACGGATCGGCCTCGCCGTCGCCGACGCGCCACAGGCCAAAGGCCCCGTCGAGCGTCTGGCGGTCCAGCAGCTTGCCCACCGCGCCCGCGAGGGCGGCCGGGGTGCGCTTGAGCTTGGGGTCGTTCGAGAAGGTCTGGGCGTACAGCAGCGGATAGGCCGTCGAGACCAGTTGCTCGGTGCAGCCGTACGGATACCGCTGCAGCGCCACGGCGATCGCCGAGGGGTCAAAGCCCCGGATCGGCGAGTAGCTGACCTGCATGGTCACATCGCCCGCGGCCAGGCCCGCCAGCAGCGGGTACGAGGGCGTGAAGGCCTCGCCCGGCTTCTGGGGCTCGGTGGTGGTGCGCACGATGTCGCCCCAGCCCAGGCGCGTCTGGATCGGATAGTCCTTCTGGGTCGCAAAGCCCGGACCGGCGACCTTGAAGCCGATCTTGCCCACGCCCGTGACGTCCGGCGCCAGGAACGGAATCTTCTCGGCGACGCGCTGGCCCAGCACCAGCTGGAACACCTTCTTGAAGGCCACCTTCAATCCGCCCATCGAGAAGGCCTCGGCGGTGTAGGCGCCCGGCTTGCCCTCGACATTGTGCAGCTCCAGCGTGGCATAGGCCTCATCGCCCGGCGCCAGGAAGCGCGGCAGGTTCAGGTCCGCCACCACCGGCTGGCGCACGGTCAGCGGCTTGGAGGCCGAGCCGACGGCGGTGTCGGTCCAGGCCACGGCCTGGATGCGCAGTTCGCCGTTGAAGTCGGCGGCCGGCAGCTTGACCACCGCCTTGCCGTCGAAGCCGGTCTCCACCACGCCCGACCACAGGGCCACGGTCTTGATCGGGGTGGTCGTCAGGCCTTCGCCGCCAATCTCGTCGCCGCCGAAATTGACGTTGGCCGGCGCGCCCATGTTCGGGTCCAGAAGACGACCGTAGTCGTCGCGGTAGTTGAGGGTCAGGGCCCGTTTGCCGAAGTACCACTTCACCGGGTCGGGGCTTTCCTGGTGGGTCAGGCGCAGGATGCCCTCGTCCACCGCCGCGATGGTGATGCGGGCCTTCTGGCCAAGGCCCATGCCCGACACCTTCACCGGGATCTCGACCGGCGCCTTGCTGTCGATCTTGCTGGGCGTGCCCAGGTCGACGGTCAGCTTGCGGCCCTTGGGGTCGATCGGCACATAAACGAGACCCAGCGCCCGACGCGGCTTGGGCGAGGCGACCGGGTCGCGCGGCTGGATGACGCTGACCATGACATAGGCCCCGCCGCCCCAGGCGGCCGAGGTCTTCAGGCGGACGGTCGTCCCGTTCTCGCCGACGCTGACGGTCTTGAGGTCGATCAGGCGATCGGTGGCGACCGCGATCTGGGCCTCGCCGGCATAGGGCGGCTTCAGGGTGATCTCGACCGTGTCGCCTTGCGCATAGGTCTTGGTTCCGGCGGTGACGCGGACGACGTCCGGCGCCTCGCCCTCACGGGCCGGCGCGCCCCAGCCCGCCGAGAAGCGGGTGACCGTCTTGGCCCCATCGGCCCCTTCGACCTCGAGGCGATAGTCGCCCCAGCCCAGGCGTCGGGCGATCTTGGCGGGCTGGCCCGCGCCGATATTGACCTGAGCCTTGGCGACGATCGCGTCGCGACTGCTGCGCCGCCACTGCCAGCGGCCGTTCTGCTGGAACCAGTCATAGTCCCAACGCTCGGCCACCAGCGTGTAGGTGGCGGTGGCGCCGATGCGCTGGCCGGCGGCGTTGACGGCGATGATGTCGAGGCTGACGGGCGGATCGCCCTTGCCCGACTCGCCCTGCTCGACCTTGACGCCGTAATAGACGGCCTTGGTCCGGATCTTCAGCTCCAGCCCCTCGCGCACCGGACGGCCGCCCGGCTCGAAGACGGAAGCCGTGACCGAGGCCACCAGCGGTTGGGCGTTGTCGCCGACGTCGCCGGTTCCAACCGACAGGATCGCGTGGCCTTCGCCGTCTGTCACGGTCGAGCCGAGGTCAAGGTACTTTTCGTCGAACGGCTTGCCCTGGTCGCCCCACGCGAAGCCCTTGAAGGCGGGGAACGGATCGGTGTCGGCGCGCAGGCGCGCCTCGCCCTGGGTCTGCAGGCCCGCGCCCGGCGCGCCATAGAGGAACCGGGCCGAGACATCGACCTTGCGGGTGTCGCCCGCGCCGAGCGGCACGGTTTCCTGGCCCGTGGCGGTGACGGCCAGACGCTGGGGCGCGAAGTCTTCGACGGAGAAGCTCAACGACCCCGTCGCCTCCTCGATGCCTTCGACATGCAACAGCGCCGTCCAGCGCCCTCGCGGCGCCGAGCGCGGCAGGGCGATGTCGGCAAGAGCCGCGCCGGCATTGGCCTGGCTGAACGGATAGCGGCGGAACTCGACGCCGGACGGACGCTTGACGATGATCTCGCCCTTGCGGTCGTTGACGGCCTTGGCCATCCGGTCGCGGATCATGGCGGTCAGGTGGACCGTCTCGCCCGGACGATAGATGCCCCGGTCGGCGTAGAGATAGCCGTCGATGTCGGCCGCGACGCTGCGACCGTCGACGCCGCCTTCGGTGCGGCCGCCGACGCCCTGCTTGGACAGGTCCACCGGCGAGCGGTCGAGGTCCAGCAACGCCAGATCGCCTTGCGCCCCATAGGCCATGACCATCTTGGCGCGCTCGGCGCCCTGGCCTTTCAGCAGCGGACGCAGGAACCGCACGCGGCCGTCGGCGTCGCTCTGCGCCTCGGCCAGGGGCTCGCCGTCGGCGGCGACCAGGGCCACGCGCACGCCCGACAGGGTCTTGGCGCTCTTGAGCGAGCGGACCACGACATCCAGGCTTTCCGAGCCGTCATAGGCCAGCATGGCCATGTCGGTGAATACGATCCAGCGGCGGGCCTGGGCGGGATTGTTGTCGCCATCGTCGGGATCGCGGCCGCCCGAGGCGTCGCGCGCCTTGATGACGAAGGCGCCGGCCTTCATGTCCTTGAGCACAGCGCCCAGCGGGAAGACCGTGGTAGCCTTCTGGCCGGTCGCGCCGCCAGCGACCTGCACAGTCCCCTTCCAGACCTGGCGACCGTCGTCGCCGACGGAATCCTCGCCATAGTCGCCGGCCCAGTCGCCTTCGCCGGTCGGCTCTGGCGCGCTGATCGACTTGCGAACTAGGTTGCGGTCCGGCACGCGCCAGACCTCGATGGCCAGGCTTTGGACGTTGATCGTCTCGATGGCGACGCCGTCGGACTCCTCGCGCGGCAAGATCACGCCATCGCCGGCGAAGCCGACATAAGGGGGCTTCTCACCAAAGGTGAAGTCGACGTCGGCGTTCGCGCCCAAGGTCTCGCCGCCCTTGGCGGGCAGCCCCTTGAGCAGGGTGATGCGATGGTCGGTGAAGCCGATCCCGCCCAAACACAGCTCGTCGCCCTTCACCCGAACCGAAGGCTGCCGGCCGATGTCGGGCGAAAGCAGCACGAAGTCGGCGTAGGATTTCGAGGCGTCCAAGTCGCGGCTCATGCGGATGCAGGCCAGCGGATCGGGACCGCTGCTGTCGACGCGGGTCTGCCAGACGGCGAAGCCCTCGGGCTTGGGAATGCCCCGGCGCGGCGCGCTGGCCGAGCGCGGCTTGCCGAACAGCGACCAGGCCTCGCCCTTGACCGTCTCCGCGCCGGCCGGCTTGCCGCCGCCGAAGAAATGGCCGCCTTTGCCGACGGCGAAGCCGCCGCCGAAACCGACCACCAGGGCCCCGGCCAGAGCCAGGGCGACGGGCCCATTCAGGGCGGTCGGCCAGCGGTCGGAGAGCGTCTGACGCAGGCTGTCCCAGCGCGAGCCCAGGCCGCGACGGGAGTCGCGGCCGCCTTCCGGCGGCGTCTCGTCCGTCGACATCCCGATATCTCCCCTGCTCGCCTAGGCTCGGGGCGACTTGAGCCTAAGCCGCGACGGGGGTCAACGGCGGGACGATGACGATATTATGCGTCGAACGCGACCAGTCCGGTGGTCAGATCGTAGCAAGCCGAGACCACCTTGAGGCGACCCTCCGCCAGCTTTTCGGCCAGCACCCCGTCGGCCACCTTCAGGCGGGCGGCGACGTCGCGCACATTCTGGCGAATGGCCGCGTCCTGCAAGTCCGCCGGATGGCGCTCCTCGGCAGCGACCACCGCCGGCAGGATCGGCAGCACCATTTCGTGGAGCGCGCCATGCAGGTGCGCGTGCTTGGTGGCGACATCGACCGCCGCGCCGACGGCGCCGCACTTGGTATGGCCCAGAACCACGATCAGCGGCGCGCCCAGGTGCTCGACGGCGTAGATGATCGATCCGAGGCCCTCGCGGCCGACCGTGGAGCCGGCGACGCGGACCACGAACAGTTCGCCGAGATTGCAGTCGAACACCAGTTCCGGCGCGACCCGACTGTCGGAGCAGCCGACGACGATCGCGAACGGCTTCTGGCCGTTGGAGAGCTCAGCGACGCGCGCCAGCGACGGCAGCATCAGATTGGCCCCGCCTCGCGCGAAGATCGCGTTGCCGTGCTTGAGGCGGCCCAGCGCTTCCTCCGGCGTCACCTCCTGCGGCGGCGCATGGCTTTCGGGCTCGTGGGCGGGGTCCGGCTCCATCGGCTTGACGCTGGCCAGCGCCTTGTCGAGCGCGGCCTTGTCGCTGGCCTGATGCTTGAGGGCGCTGGCGGTGCGCCGCCCCTTCTTGGTCAGCACGCTAGGCCCGTGTCCCTCGCCCTCGGCGAAGGCCAGCGCGGGCGCGGCCATGCCGGCCAGCGCGCCCAAAAGGAGCCGTCTCGAAACCATCTCGTCCCCCGACGCGGTTGGATGTCGGCGAGACGTTAGGCCAAGACGGTTCAAGACAAGGTTAATCGATCCCTACAGCGGCAATTCGACACGCTTGACCACCGTGCGCATGGCGATGCTGGAACTGACCCGCACCACACCGGGGATCCGGGTCAGTTCCTGGGCGTGGACGCGCTCCAGGTCATCCACGTCACGCACCACCAGACGCAGAAGATAGTCCGAGCCGCCGGTCATCAGATAGCATTCCGCCACCTCCCGGACGCCGGTGACGGCCTTCTCGAAGGCGCTCAGTGCGCTTTCGGCCTGGGACGACAGGGTCACGGTCACGAAGACGCTGAGCGGCAGGCCCACGGCCCGCTCGTCGATCACCGCAGCGTAGCGGCTGATGACCCCCTGCTCCTCCAACGCGCGCACGCGGCGCAGGCAGGCCGACTCCGACAAACTGACCGCCTCGCCCAGCTCGACAAAGCTGGCGCGCCCCCGCCTTTGCAGCACGGTGAGGAGCTTCCGATCGAAACTATCGAGTTCCACGGCGGCTTTCTTCATGACTTGACTATATCACGCAGGATTCCTGCATCAAGTCGCACGCCGAGGCCGAAATCGCCAAGAAACCTGCGAAGAAAGAGGCGCATGATCGCATCTAAAGCGCTTTTGGAGGAAGCATCATGCGCGTTGGCGTCCCTTCCGAGATCAAACCGGGCGAACACCGGGTCGGCCTCACCCCTACCGCCGTCCGTGAGTATGTCGGCCACGGCCACACCGTCATCGTCCAGTCGGGCGCGGGCCTCGGCGCCGGCTACGCCGACGACGTCTACGTCAAGGCGGGCGCCAGCATCGTTCCCGACGCCGCCGCCGTCTTCGCCGGCGCGGACATGATCGTGAAGGTCAAGGAGCCGCAGAAGGTCGAGTGGGAAAAGCTCGAGCCGCGCCACATCCTCTTCACCTACCTCCACCTCGCGCCCGATCCCGCCCAGACCGAAGGCCTGCTCAAGAGCGGCTGCGCGGCCATCGCCTATGAGACCGTCACCGACGCCAAGGGCGGCCTGCCGCTGCTCGCCCCCATGTCGGAAGTGGCCGGCCGGATCGCCGTGTTCTCGGCGGCCGAAACGCTGCTGAAGCACAATGGCGGCATGGGCTTGCTGCTCTGCGGCGTGCCCGGCGTGCCGCCGGCGCGCGTGGCCGTGCTGGGCGGCGGCGTGGTCGGCAGCAACGCCGCGCGCATGGCGGCGGGCCTAGGCGCCGAGGTCGTAGTGCTGGAACGCTCTATCCCGCGCATGCGCGAGCTGGACGACCTCTATCAAGGCCGGATCCTGACCCGCTACTCGACCTTCGGGGCGGTGGAGGAAGAAATTCTCAAGGCCGACGTCGTCATCGGCGCGGTACTGACCGCCGGCGCGGCCGCGCCCAAGCTGGTGCGCCGCGAGCACCTCAAGCAGATGAAGCCCGGCTCGGTGCTCGTCGACGTCTCGATCGATCAGGGCGGCTGCTTCGAGACCAGCAAGCCGACCACCCACGCCGAGCCGACCTATACGGTCGACGGCGTCGTCCACTACTGTGTGGCCAACATGCCGGGCGCGGCGCCGCGCACGTCGTCGGAAGCCCTGGGCAACGCGACCCTGCCCTTTGGCCTGGCTCTGGCCGACAAGGGCCTGGACGCGCTGAAGACCAACGTCCACCTCGCGCGCGGCCTGAACGTCCTGAACGGCGAACTGGCCCACCCGGCCGT
The DNA window shown above is from Caulobacter sp. FWC26 and carries:
- the ald gene encoding alanine dehydrogenase, whose protein sequence is MRVGVPSEIKPGEHRVGLTPTAVREYVGHGHTVIVQSGAGLGAGYADDVYVKAGASIVPDAAAVFAGADMIVKVKEPQKVEWEKLEPRHILFTYLHLAPDPAQTEGLLKSGCAAIAYETVTDAKGGLPLLAPMSEVAGRIAVFSAAETLLKHNGGMGLLLCGVPGVPPARVAVLGGGVVGSNAARMAAGLGAEVVVLERSIPRMRELDDLYQGRILTRYSTFGAVEEEILKADVVIGAVLTAGAAAPKLVRREHLKQMKPGSVLVDVSIDQGGCFETSKPTTHAEPTYTVDGVVHYCVANMPGAAPRTSSEALGNATLPFGLALADKGLDALKTNVHLARGLNVLNGELAHPAVAEALGKPSIDPYGAWK
- a CDS encoding Lrp/AsnC family transcriptional regulator, producing the protein MKKAAVELDSFDRKLLTVLQRRGRASFVELGEAVSLSESACLRRVRALEEQGVISRYAAVIDERAVGLPLSVFVTVTLSSQAESALSAFEKAVTGVREVAECYLMTGGSDYLLRLVVRDVDDLERVHAQELTRIPGVVRVSSSIAMRTVVKRVELPL